The Eubacteriaceae bacterium Marseille-Q4139 genome has a window encoding:
- a CDS encoding recombinase family protein, whose protein sequence is MKQPYNTTIYNTALYMRLSRDDELQGESGSIQTQRMMLRQYAAEHGLNVIDEYIDDGWSGTNFDRPDFQRMIDDIEDGKINCVVTKDLSRLGRNYILTGQYTEIYFPSKGVRYIAVNDNVDTINGENELAPFLNILNEMHARQTSKKVKAAMRTRFANGAHYGAYAPLGYVKDPDKKGHLLIDPETRWIIEKIFDLAVHGRGAASITRILVEEKVPTPGWLNFQRYGTFANIYAGASEEKAYAWTIAQVKSILKEETYIGHSVHNKQTNISFKNKKKVRKPKEEWYRVENTHEAIISEDVFRQVQEQICNRRRRQKNGTTQIFSGLVKCADCGWSLAYGMNSQNKNPYAHYHCSKYGQGLHQCSMHYIRYDVLYAYVLSRLQYWSVLAQQDGDKLLKRLLNASDKERNTARKRQTAELKKAEKRKAEVDTLFAKMYEDWSAGRITEYNFNMLSEKYQGEQRELDAKIERLHEAMEVAAQTAVDAEKWIGLMKQYVNPTELTAELLNTLIEKILVHEAVKSEDGSREQEVEIFYRFIGKIE, encoded by the coding sequence GTGAAACAACCTTACAATACTACGATTTACAACACGGCGCTTTATATGAGATTGAGCCGGGACGATGAACTGCAAGGAGAAAGCGGGAGTATTCAGACACAACGCATGATGCTCCGGCAATATGCCGCCGAGCATGGCCTGAATGTCATAGATGAATATATCGACGATGGATGGTCTGGAACGAACTTTGACAGGCCGGATTTTCAGAGAATGATTGATGACATTGAGGACGGGAAAATCAACTGCGTTGTTACGAAGGATTTATCCCGCTTAGGCAGAAACTACATTCTGACCGGCCAGTACACGGAAATCTACTTTCCCAGCAAAGGCGTCCGCTATATCGCTGTCAATGACAATGTGGACACCATCAACGGAGAGAATGAGCTTGCCCCATTCCTCAACATTCTGAATGAAATGCACGCCCGCCAGACCAGCAAAAAGGTAAAGGCGGCCATGCGGACACGGTTCGCAAATGGCGCACACTATGGAGCCTATGCTCCGCTTGGCTATGTCAAAGACCCAGATAAGAAAGGCCATCTTCTGATTGACCCGGAAACAAGGTGGATTATCGAAAAGATTTTTGACCTTGCCGTTCATGGCCGGGGAGCCGCCAGCATTACACGGATTTTGGTCGAAGAAAAAGTACCTACTCCCGGCTGGCTGAATTTCCAGAGATACGGCACTTTCGCAAATATCTATGCCGGAGCGTCGGAGGAAAAAGCCTATGCGTGGACGATAGCGCAGGTGAAAAGTATTCTGAAAGAGGAAACCTATATCGGACACAGCGTCCACAATAAGCAGACCAATATTTCATTCAAAAACAAGAAGAAAGTACGCAAGCCAAAAGAGGAATGGTATCGTGTGGAGAACACCCACGAAGCGATTATTTCCGAAGATGTGTTCCGTCAAGTACAGGAGCAGATTTGCAACAGGCGCAGACGGCAGAAGAACGGCACAACACAGATATTTTCCGGGCTGGTAAAATGTGCGGACTGCGGCTGGTCGCTGGCCTATGGTATGAACAGCCAGAACAAAAATCCCTATGCCCACTACCATTGTAGCAAGTACGGGCAAGGATTGCACCAGTGTTCCATGCACTATATCCGCTATGATGTGCTTTACGCCTATGTCCTTTCCCGTCTGCAATACTGGTCTGTGCTGGCACAGCAGGATGGGGACAAACTTCTGAAACGGCTACTTAACGCCAGCGACAAGGAACGCAATACTGCAAGGAAGCGGCAGACAGCCGAACTGAAAAAGGCGGAAAAGCGCAAAGCAGAAGTAGACACCCTGTTTGCAAAAATGTATGAGGACTGGTCTGCCGGACGCATTACAGAATACAATTTCAATATGCTGTCCGAAAAGTATCAGGGCGAACAGCGAGAATTGGACGCAAAAATTGAACGGCTTCACGAAGCGATGGAGGTCGCCGCCCAGACAGCGGTTGACGCTGAAAAGTGGATAGGTCTGATGAAACAGTATGTCAATCCCACAGAATTGACGGCTGAACTTCTGAATACGCTGATTGAAAAAATCCTTGTCCATGAAGCGGTCAAAAGTGAGGACGGAAGCCGGGAACAGGAGGTAGAAATCTTCTACCGCTTTATCGGCAAAATCGAATGA
- a CDS encoding sel1 repeat family protein gives MYAAGLGTETDYKTAAEWFAKAASQKHKYAQYSLGGLYYRGQGVEQNFEQARRLYQMSAKQGNPYASYELAKMFRDGVGTEKDSERAEKSFKDAFIGFSSLEKKSHDDKLQYRLGWMLHTGTGAEKDDALAEEYWKQAARLGNVHAQYALGKQWLENGTGNPEQALKWLMKAAEAENCAAQYALAKLYRDGHYVPQDMERAVELFSQSAERGNEYAAYQLGRLYLANEEIPKDVQLAVKWLEVAFEKGNAYAQYTLGKLYLSGEDVLQDVECAVHYFEMSAVQGNEYAAYQLGKLYLSGEHLTKNVAEGIRWMEAAAEKGNPYAQYSLGKLYLCGKDVPRDREKAVVYLEASAAQGNIYAQFFLDHLDSFRDPSAFMAATRLLHRLEELFREDYRKGTGQAPYHIDRKRRRKLAEKKQAQGHKRDDHEPVQQQSL, from the coding sequence ATGTACGCAGCCGGTCTTGGTACGGAAACAGATTATAAAACTGCTGCGGAGTGGTTTGCGAAAGCGGCTTCGCAGAAACACAAGTATGCCCAGTATTCCTTGGGCGGTTTGTATTACCGTGGGCAGGGTGTAGAGCAGAACTTTGAACAGGCCCGGAGGCTTTATCAGATGTCTGCCAAACAAGGGAATCCGTATGCATCCTATGAACTGGCGAAGATGTTTCGGGATGGAGTAGGTACGGAGAAAGACTCCGAGCGGGCAGAAAAATCTTTTAAAGATGCCTTCATCGGGTTTTCCTCCCTGGAAAAAAAGAGCCATGATGATAAGCTGCAGTACCGTCTGGGCTGGATGCTCCATACAGGAACCGGGGCAGAAAAGGATGATGCACTGGCGGAGGAATACTGGAAGCAAGCGGCACGGCTTGGAAATGTCCATGCTCAATATGCCTTGGGAAAACAGTGGCTGGAAAACGGCACTGGTAATCCAGAGCAGGCGTTGAAATGGCTGATGAAAGCGGCAGAAGCGGAAAACTGTGCAGCCCAGTATGCGTTGGCAAAGCTCTATCGGGATGGACACTATGTTCCGCAGGATATGGAGCGGGCAGTTGAACTATTTTCCCAGTCAGCAGAGAGGGGAAATGAATATGCGGCCTATCAGCTGGGGCGGTTATACCTTGCCAATGAAGAAATCCCTAAAGATGTGCAGCTGGCAGTCAAGTGGCTGGAGGTTGCTTTTGAAAAAGGAAATGCTTATGCCCAGTATACGCTTGGAAAACTTTATCTGTCGGGGGAAGATGTTTTGCAGGATGTGGAATGTGCTGTCCACTATTTTGAAATGTCAGCAGTACAGGGAAATGAGTATGCGGCTTATCAGCTTGGAAAGCTATATCTGTCTGGAGAACATCTGACAAAAAATGTGGCAGAAGGAATCCGGTGGATGGAGGCCGCCGCAGAAAAAGGGAATCCGTATGCCCAGTATTCTCTGGGTAAGTTATATCTTTGCGGGAAAGATGTTCCCCGCGACAGAGAAAAGGCGGTTGTTTATCTGGAAGCGTCTGCTGCGCAGGGGAATATTTACGCCCAGTTTTTTCTGGATCATCTGGATTCTTTCCGTGACCCGTCCGCATTTATGGCAGCGACAAGGCTCCTGCACCGTCTGGAGGAACTGTTCCGGGAGGATTACCGAAAAGGCACTGGTCAGGCACCCTATCATATCGACCGGAAACGCAGAAGAAAACTGGCAGAGAAAAAACAGGCACAGGGTCATAAACGGGATGACCATGAGCCAGTACAACAACAATCTCTTTGA
- a CDS encoding DUF3991 and TOPRIM domain-containing protein, which yields MSGYVYFTEEQKQRANRVDLEDFLTRQGEKLLRSGREKRLASDHSVTVRGNRWYDHAAEKGGCAIDFVQMFYGRSFPDAVSMLLDGEQGQAYRESQQKEPEPPKPFQLPEAYGNMRRVFAYLTQARCLDRNVVSAFARQKMLYEDAKYHNAVFVGYDTDGVPRHAHKRSTYTKGEPFKGNVESCDPRYSFRWIGRGDTVYVFEAPIDMLSFITMYQKDWQEHSYVALCGVAEHALMQLLSDAPYVRKVGLCLDNDKAGIQARERIKQSLSERGYSDVFPLFSQQKDWNEDLQVMSKPPPELEEKQWMGVQMG from the coding sequence ATGTCCGGATATGTTTATTTTACAGAAGAACAGAAGCAGCGGGCCAATCGTGTGGATCTGGAGGATTTTCTCACCCGTCAGGGGGAAAAGCTCCTGCGATCCGGTAGGGAGAAGCGTCTGGCGAGTGACCACAGCGTGACAGTGCGTGGAAATCGGTGGTATGACCATGCGGCTGAAAAAGGAGGATGTGCCATTGACTTTGTGCAGATGTTTTACGGGCGAAGTTTTCCAGACGCAGTTAGTATGCTGTTAGATGGAGAACAGGGACAGGCGTACCGTGAGAGTCAGCAGAAAGAGCCGGAGCCGCCAAAGCCGTTCCAGCTTCCGGAAGCCTATGGAAATATGCGGCGCGTCTTTGCTTATCTGACGCAAGCCCGATGTTTGGATCGAAATGTGGTGTCTGCATTTGCCAGACAGAAGATGCTCTATGAGGATGCCAAATATCATAATGCGGTATTCGTTGGGTACGATACAGACGGTGTTCCCAGGCACGCACATAAAAGAAGCACCTACACAAAAGGGGAACCGTTCAAAGGAAATGTGGAAAGCTGCGATCCGAGGTACAGTTTCCGCTGGATTGGGCGGGGTGATACGGTCTATGTGTTTGAAGCGCCTATCGATATGCTGTCTTTTATCACGATGTATCAGAAGGACTGGCAGGAACACAGCTATGTGGCCCTCTGTGGAGTAGCGGAGCATGCGCTTATGCAGCTTTTGTCTGACGCGCCGTATGTCCGAAAGGTTGGCCTGTGCCTTGATAATGATAAAGCAGGGATACAGGCAAGGGAGAGAATCAAACAGAGTTTATCAGAGCGGGGATACAGCGATGTGTTCCCGCTTTTCTCGCAGCAAAAAGACTGGAACGAGGATCTGCAGGTCATGTCGAAACCACCGCCGGAGTTGGAGGAGAAACAGTGGATGGGGGTGCAGATGGGATGA